GATGCCCGCAGAGCGACACGCTGCTGTTAAGGCAAACAACCTAGCGCCTGCGGTCGCTTCGGTCAAGCCGTTGCTGAGTGAAGATATTGCGTCACGATCCAGAATACCCTCTGCAGGCAGGGACTTTTTCTCGATTTGCTTAAAAATCTCACGGGCGTAAAGCAAGGCAGGCAATTGAGGAGGCAGATGCTTGAAAGGGCTTTTATCCTCTTCCGGTCCGTTTTTCTTTTCGGCTGCCTTGATTTCCTCCCATTTGAGCAGGACGGCATCACTATCCTCAAGTGACAGATCACCAAAGACATGTGGATGCCGACGAATGAGCTTTTCGTTGATCTCACGCGCTGCATCGTCGAAATTGAAACGCCCCTCCTCTTCTGCCATTTGTGCATGCATCACGACCTGTAAAAGTAAGTCGCCCAGCTCTTCACGCATGTGTTCAAAATCCTCGCGATCAATGGTATCCAGCAACTCACCACACTCCTCAATAAGGCAATCGCAGAGACTTTTGTGCGTTTGCTCAATGTCCCACGGGCAACCATCCGGTGCACGCAGGCGGGCTACTGTCTCGCGGAGATCATCTATTGCACTCATCGGTCGCCAGCGTCGCCATGAGGTCCTTAAACGTCAATTCGTTTCGTCAGATAGTCCAGTTCGGTGTGCAATTTGAATCCAAATAATGCCACTGTTACCGATTCGTAACAAATTGATCATTGAACCTCCATCTTTTGTGAATCACGTTGCCTGCATAAATTTAGTGGATAACGAATAATTTTACAGCAACGAGCATGTCGGTGAGTGATATATTCATGGTACTTGGCTTCGCCTTGGCGGCGTATTCCATTGTAGCCAATGACTCCATCCAGACGCTGGGGACCTTCCTCAGCTCCAATGCCAAGCGTCCCTGGTGGATACTGTGGATTTGGATTTCGGGGATCATGATCGTAACGGTATCCTGGGGCTGGATCGCCAATGGAGGTGATCCTGCTTTTGGACGTCTGGCAGCCAAAGCAATTGCCTTTCCCACTGATTACGGCGGCACTTTCACCTGGGTATTCATTTTGCCACCACTCGCTCTTGTCATCCTCACCCGCTTTGGCATTCCAGTCAGTACCTCGTTATTGATCCTGACGGCATTCAAAGGTTTGGTTGCGGTGCAACAGGGCAACAGCTCAGGCGAAGCCATTTCACTTTTTGCCAACATGATGGAGAAGTCCTTCGTTGGCTACCTCATTGCCTTTGTTCTTGGGTTAATCATCTTCTGGCTGGTAACTGGAAACCTGGAGAAGCGTTTCAAAGAGACAGCCAACGACGGCGTGCGACATCCGGCATGGACGGTTTTTCAGTGGCTATCAACCGGCTTCCTCTGGTCAATGTGGCTCATCCAGGACCTGGCAAACGTCTTCGTTTATCTGCCACGTGAACTGCACGTGACCGGATTGATATTATCTCTTGGCGGTATGACTATCCTTCAGGGGATTCTTATTCGCGGCAGAGGCGGCAAGATCCAGAAAATCGTTACCAGCAAGACCAACACACTGGATGTACGCTCAGCCACCTTCATCGACCTGCTTTACGGTTTGGTTCT
The Rubellicoccus peritrichatus DNA segment above includes these coding regions:
- the mazG gene encoding MazG family protein; the encoded protein is MSAIDDLRETVARLRAPDGCPWDIEQTHKSLCDCLIEECGELLDTIDREDFEHMREELGDLLLQVVMHAQMAEEEGRFNFDDAAREINEKLIRRHPHVFGDLSLEDSDAVLLKWEEIKAAEKKNGPEEDKSPFKHLPPQLPALLYAREIFKQIEKKSLPAEGILDRDAISSLSNGLTEATAGARLFALTAACRSAGIDPESALRRHALQVRESVTTRVEEERQQSEACRG